The sequence TCCAGCACAAGCGGAATATCAGCTTCTCTGACCAGGGTTTTGACGACCTCGGGTACATCTTTGCGGGTCGAAAGGCCCGGGCCCACCCCAAGTGCCCTTGATGCCCTCACCTGTTCCAATACTGCAGGCACGGCATCCCTACTCAGGATTCCCCCATCGGTCTCCGGCAGGGGCAGAGTCATGGCTTCCGTAAGCTTAACCTCCATTACGGGATTAATACTTTCGGGAACCCCCAGGGTTACCAATCCGCTGCCGCTTTTCAAGGCCCCCTGACATGCCAGGAACGCCGCCCCCGTGTAACCGGCCGAACCGGCAAGGAAGAAAACCCTGCCGAAGGTCCCCTTATGCGCATCTCTTTTTCTTTTTGTAATCAATCCAGCAATTCGGGACCGGGTAATCAGTTCCCCTGTAATGCCTTCATAAGATTCGACAACCCCTTTGGGGATTCCGATATCCCCTATAATCAGCTTCCCGGTATACCCGGCCCCGGGATAGAGGAAATGTCCCCGCTTCGGAAGGCCGAAGGTTACCGTTGTGTCTGCCCTTACTGCAGCACCGCACACCCTGCCGTCATCGCCGCTTATCCCTGACGGGATATCCACGGAAAGCACGGGTATGCCAGAATCATTAATAAGTGAAACGGCGTCCCTTACAGGCCCTTTGACGGTTCCCTTTATGCCGGTCCCTAAAATCGCATCTATAATAAGGTGGGCACCGGCAAGCCTGTTTCTCACCGAATCCAGGTCCCCGGAAACCAGGGCCTCATGCACGGGAAGCCCCATATTAATTATTATGCTAAAATTAATCAGGGCATCACCGGAAAGGGAATTTTTCGAAGCAAAAAGTACAACCTCAACCTCAGCCCCCCAGTTTGCAAGGTGGCGGGCTGCGGCAAATCCGTCCCCTCCGTTGTTTCCCTTGCCCGCAAAAACCAGAACCCTTTTCCCGGCGACTTCACCCAGCATATCCTTTGCTGCCTCAAATACCCTAAGGGCAGCGTTTTCCATAAGCACCACGCCGGGAATCCCGAACTCCTGTATAGCCCTCCTGTCTATTTCCCGCATTTCTCCCGAAGTGACCACCTTCATAAACTCTCATCCCCCTTCGTTTTTGAAATCGCAATGGCATTTGCCACGGCATATTCCCTGGTATGGGCCGTAGAAAGCAAAAAATCCCCGATTCCCAAGGCCAGAGCCTTCTGGTGGGCCATACCTGCAAGCTCAACAAAGGGTTTCCCCATGGGGTCCTGAAGAATTATTATATCCTTCCATTTAAACCCCCTAAACCCCTTCCCCAGAGCTTTGGCTACGGCCTCCTTTGCAGCAAATCTCGCAGCAATATGCTGATAATATGTTTTATCCGAAGGTCTTTTTCTAATCTCACAGGGGTTAAAAAACCTGTTTAAAAAATTTTTACGCCTGCTCACGGCCCTCTCTATCCTGTCCACTTCAATGATATCAACTCCCATACCTTTGATAAAAGGCGGGTACCCGGTCATATATAATCCCTCCATTTTTAAGTGATTTCAACTTTATGGCATTAAGGCCAATCTTGCCGGTCATGGAAATATCAGTTATACTCTATTCTACCTTTTTAATATTTCTCGGCATGGACTCATTTTCCTTTATAATTCCTTCATAAATAATGAAATATACCTTGGCTGACAACCCTTATCCGGTCCTTTAAACAATTATACAATTGTAATCCGATTGCAATTGGAAAAATTTCATGATAAAATATTTTCGGTAAAAGAAATATCATAATACAATACTGTGTAACCCGGACACAATAGCTTCCGGGTTTTTTTAAATCTACTATCAATATGATTAGCATTTTAGCCAATGACAGGAATAGTATTAATTGTTATAATATAATTGATTCTACTGTAAGAAGCCCATTTTAAATAAAACTGTTCTATACCTTGTGATGCTATATAATTGCAGTCCCAGCACATAAAGGGGTATTTCCTCTAAAAGCTGTTTCTACACTAAAATCAATTTATGTTATTGTTATGATCCGTTAGGGGGGTATTTATGAAGAAGATAGCAGAGATTTTTAGAACAGCGGTAACCACAATCCTCATAGTTGTATATATATCAAATGTTTTCATACAGAACCCGGCACTAAACTACATTACATATATTGCTGTAGGTATTCTCATATTCCTGAGCTTCCCCTATATAGACATTCCAAACCGGATTGTTTCGGCCATTCTATTTGCAGCCGCAACCATCATGCTTTTTTTAAGCGGAGCCGACATTACCGTCTATCTCAAAGGGATCGGAAAAAATTCCGGGCTGCTGGTCCTCTTCATCCTGGTTCCCGTATTAGGAATACCCTTCAGGTACGACAAATATCAGGATGCCCTTCAGGAATTTTACGACAGAAGGATTAAAACCCGTTCCGGGTTTTATCTCTTTTCGTCATTCCTTTCTCATTTCCTGGGCAGTCTGATTAATGTGGCATCCCTGCCTATAATAAAGGAAATAACCGCTGCCAGCGAAGATAAAAGAAACAGGAATCTGCTGATGAAGGCTGTAATAAGGGGGAATACTGTTGGGCTGCTGTGGTCCCCCAGCTTTTTAAGTATAGCCCTAATTGTAGATATGATGAATCTTTCCTGGAATGAAATCTTCCCCATTGGTTTTTCACTGGCGGTTATTATTATTTTAACTGGATGGGGTTTGGAATTTATGAAGGAAGGCTCATCCTTTAGTTCCTCTTTAATCCGCAAGGGCATCAGCAATTCGCAGCAAGGCCCTTCAGGATATCTGCTGGAACTGATAGCAGTATCCGCAGTGTTTTTCTCGGCGGTGATACTGTTAAACCAGAAAACCCCTTACACGGTACTCACCATCGTGCCTATACTTTCAATTGTATTTCCCTTATTATGGGCCGCAGTTTTTAAACGCATGCATTTTTATACAGCCAATGTCAGGGAATATTTCTCAAGGAAACTGCTGGAAAGCAAAAATCAGCTGGTCCTGTTCGGAATTGCCGGTTATCTGGGTGTGGCAATCCAGAATACGAGTTTTTCAGGATATATCGTAAAACTTTTCGATAACAACCTCTTAACCGGCCAGTTTTTTGGGGGATTTTTCCTGGTTTTAGTAATTTCCGCTTCCGCTATGGTAGGCCTGCACCCGCTGGTTTCAGTAACAACATTGATCTCTGCCCTGACACCAACGCCCGCGGGCCTGGACCCTCTATTTATTGCCAT is a genomic window of Koleobacter methoxysyntrophicus containing:
- a CDS encoding NAD(P)H-hydrate dehydratase, which gives rise to MKVVTSGEMREIDRRAIQEFGIPGVVLMENAALRVFEAAKDMLGEVAGKRVLVFAGKGNNGGDGFAAARHLANWGAEVEVVLFASKNSLSGDALINFSIIINMGLPVHEALVSGDLDSVRNRLAGAHLIIDAILGTGIKGTVKGPVRDAVSLINDSGIPVLSVDIPSGISGDDGRVCGAAVRADTTVTFGLPKRGHFLYPGAGYTGKLIIGDIGIPKGVVESYEGITGELITRSRIAGLITKRKRDAHKGTFGRVFFLAGSAGYTGAAFLACQGALKSGSGLVTLGVPESINPVMEVKLTEAMTLPLPETDGGILSRDAVPAVLEQVRASRALGVGPGLSTRKDVPEVVKTLVREADIPLVLDADALNSLADDPDILKSRKAPAVITPHPGEMARLLGTTTAEVQEDRIGAAQEAAGKWGVIAVLKGANTVVGHPDGRFFINTTGNPGMATGGTGDVLTGIITSFLGQGMSSLDAALAGVYIHGLAGDRASLQKGERGLTAGDIVETLPLVISEFEK
- the acpS gene encoding holo-ACP synthase encodes the protein MTGYPPFIKGMGVDIIEVDRIERAVSRRKNFLNRFFNPCEIRKRPSDKTYYQHIAARFAAKEAVAKALGKGFRGFKWKDIIILQDPMGKPFVELAGMAHQKALALGIGDFLLSTAHTREYAVANAIAISKTKGDESL